A genome region from Panthera leo isolate Ple1 chromosome A2, P.leo_Ple1_pat1.1, whole genome shotgun sequence includes the following:
- the CCDC174 gene encoding coiled-coil domain-containing protein 174, with translation MQALEACGRVSVLVRFVLGASGARMDRRKKPLDVTASSLVDLKAELFRKQEEFKQEKLLKDSGVLGKPKTTNKKPSIWSKQNVGVTNRAEKDAEQKIEEQKTLDKAREKLEEKAKLYEKMTKGDFIDEEAEDMYLVDFTQKIIDKHKEMEVFGANRDCRKAGERDDDEENLSEKDIPPPQDPGEEWVDYVDSLGRSRRCMKKDLPDLLEMDKNLQGRLFVSPANEKTLLSEDMRKELQRQQWEEEEREALKRPMGPIHYEDIRENEARQLGVGYFAFARDKELRNKQMKTLEMLREQTTDQRTKRENIKEKRKAMLEARLAKLRQKKMKKSKEDGAEEENKDVIGPLPPEPEAVPTPRTAAQSSKVEVIVQERKDTRPGVPHVREWDRGKEFSFGFWSKRQSDLRAERDPEFAPPSDYFVGQKRTASLSSETWSRPAAAPSDPGQCSGQSRDTGSSHPPSTPAPSSPPRAPTVTFETLDDMISYYKQVT, from the exons ATGCAGGCGTTAGAGGCCTGCGGGAGGGTGTCGGTGCTTGTCCGCTTTGTGCTGGGAGCCTCTGGCGCCAGAATGGACCGGAGGAAAAAGCCTTTGGACGTTACTGCCTCCTCG TTGGTAGACCTTAAGGCTGAACTCTTCCGAAAACAAGAAGAATTCAAACAAGAAAAACTTCTAAAAGATTCTGGAGTTTtgggaaaaccaaaaacaactaaTAAG AAACCAAGTATCTGGAGCAAACAGAATGTAGGAGTTACAAATAGAGCTGAGAAGGATGCAGAACAGAAGATTGAGGAACAGAAGACTTTAGACAAAGCAAG ggagaaattggaagaaaaagccaaattatatgaaaaaatgaCTAAAGGAGACTTTATAG ATGAAGAAGCGGAGGATATGTACCTTGTGGATTTCACACAGAAGATCATAGACAAACACAAAGAGATGGAGGTGTTTGGTGCCAATAGAGATTGTAGGAAGGCAGGAGAAAGAGACGATGATGAAGAAAATCTTTCTGAAAAAGATATACCTCCTCCCCAGGACCCCGGTGAAGAATG ggTGGATTATGTGGATTCTTTAGGGCGATCTCGCCGCTGTATGAAAAAGGATTTGCCAGATCTGCTGGAGATGGATAAAAATCTTCAGGGGAGGCT TTTCGTTAGTCCTGCTAATGAGAAAACCTTATTATCTGAAGATATGAGAAAAGAACTTCAGCGCCAGCaatgggaggaagaagaaagagaggcctTGAAAAGGCCGATGGGGCCCATACATTATGAAGACATTCGTGAAAATG AGGCCCGGCAACTTGGTGTTGGATATTTTGCCTTTGCCCGAGATAAAGAGTTGAGAAACAAGCAGATGAAAACATTAGAGATGCTACGTGAACag ACAACAGATCAGAGAACAAAACGAGAGAACATAAAGGAAAAGCGAAAGGCTATGTTAGAAGCAAGGCTTGCTAAACTCcgacaaaaaaagatgaaaaagtcaaaagaagatggagcagaggaagaaaacaaag ATGTTATTGGGCCTTTGCCACCAGAACCAGAGGCTGTGCCAACCCCACGTACTGCTGCCCAGAGTAGCAAAGTGGAAGTCATCGTTCAGGAGAGGAAGGATACCCGCCCGGGAGTGCCGCATGTccgagagtgggacagaggaaaag agTTTTCCTTTGGGTTCTGGTCGAAGAGGCAGTCAGATCTCCGAGCTGAGAGAGATCCTGAGTTTGCCCCACCATCGGATTACTTTGTGGGTCAAAAGAGAACTGCTTCCCTCAGTAGCGAGACGTGGAGCAGACCTGCAGCTGCACCGAGCGACCCAGGACAGTGCTCTGGCCAGAGTCGTGACACTGGCTCTTCACATCCACCATCCACTCCTGCCCCCAGCAGCCCACCACGAGCCCCGACAGTCACTTTTGAAACTCTGGACGATATGATATCATATTACAAACAAGTGACATGA